A stretch of Allostreptomyces psammosilenae DNA encodes these proteins:
- a CDS encoding putative bifunctional diguanylate cyclase/phosphodiesterase, protein MRQLLCMPVPLAAAICLMYTAGAAWGWGNERLALIMGDFGLGAAGLVAALACLRHALLRSRGRERAAWLLFTVSAFAMAMGNCLWGWYELIEGVAVPTPSLADVCFLLFAPAAMVGLAMLAQRPRGAVDWLCLVLDACLVGGSLFVMIWNLALSRSGGEDEPLRTVLVLAYPVLDILLISLLVGLRLRVPGDGGGGRRALHAALAALTLTVVCDALWASPDIRDTYRSGGLLDAGWFVAFMLLACAPCIGGQRDAAHSRRGTRPADAATGAPAATAEPSPTAPEHAGSAPGEPAPADGEPGGTEPAETPTTATATTAPSAAEAVLAAAAGAGAGAATGEAGDGGDDPAGGAEAPVSVCPSTLLRTVHPEAFDEQGRPTLPAPVPTVCPSTLLRTVHPEAFDDSGPGSIPAPRSASTTAMPRASTRLSVVTPYIAAVVCMLGVLWDALSSREQDPVVAACGATVIFVLVARQGILLIDNMTLARDLAAQEGHYRSLVQDSSDVLMIAGPDGRLRHVSHASLHVLHTPAEQLVGTTLDDLVHTEDRGHVLFEIRRFLAREAAGAPASRIEFRARSGAGAGQWLHAEAAISHHREGLLLNVRDVSERVRLQQQLQHNAFHDPLTDLPNRALFVKRVQQALGGRRSQDSSVAVLFVDLDGFKQVNDTAGHQAGDTLLVRAARRLESSVRTGDTVARLGGDEFAALICGVEHSHLLEIAERLLTALSEPYSADGIEIPVAASIGIAHALPGETPDELMRNADLAMYRAKAQGKGRVVLYAPHMHADAVRRLELESSLRRAINGGDFTVLYQPVADLIDGRVVAMEAQVRWRTAGGGPLPDEEFLRRAEQGGRALPLARWQVERALEQAVRWYQQGYRVPVLVPLSAARLGAPGVSEAVAAALTRTRLPGRMLTLQLQEGPELGRVDELRRLLAAFARLDVGFALSGLGTGSVPLSLLHQLPVDVLRLDRSLTATLGGGARRRSVAPATAPAGGVEEPLGPGTGRVPGPAAAPAEEWEWDGSGRAAAVAGSLIGLGRELNLTVVADGIEYADQIAAARALGCTAGQGPLVAGPVEAGDVLGLLARGAVTVGADRGALDAAGLPGFRREEGGSVTASAETTR, encoded by the coding sequence GTGCGGCAGCTCCTGTGCATGCCCGTGCCGCTCGCCGCCGCGATCTGCCTGATGTACACCGCCGGAGCCGCCTGGGGCTGGGGCAACGAGCGGCTCGCCCTGATCATGGGGGACTTCGGCCTCGGCGCGGCCGGGCTGGTCGCCGCGCTCGCCTGCCTGCGGCACGCGCTGCTGCGGTCCCGCGGCCGCGAACGGGCGGCCTGGCTGCTGTTCACCGTCTCGGCGTTCGCCATGGCCATGGGCAACTGCCTGTGGGGATGGTACGAGCTGATCGAGGGCGTCGCGGTGCCCACGCCCTCGCTCGCCGACGTCTGCTTCCTGCTGTTCGCCCCGGCCGCCATGGTGGGCCTGGCGATGCTCGCCCAGCGCCCGCGCGGCGCCGTCGACTGGCTCTGCCTGGTGCTGGACGCCTGCCTGGTCGGCGGCTCGCTGTTCGTCATGATCTGGAACCTGGCCCTGTCCAGGTCCGGCGGGGAGGACGAGCCGCTGCGCACCGTCCTGGTGCTCGCCTACCCGGTGCTGGACATCCTGCTGATCAGCCTGCTGGTGGGGCTCCGGCTGCGGGTGCCGGGCGACGGCGGCGGAGGACGCCGGGCGCTGCACGCCGCGCTCGCCGCCCTCACCCTGACGGTGGTCTGCGACGCCCTGTGGGCCTCCCCGGACATCCGGGACACCTACCGCTCCGGCGGGCTGCTGGACGCCGGCTGGTTCGTCGCCTTCATGTTGCTGGCCTGCGCACCCTGCATCGGCGGGCAGCGCGACGCGGCCCACTCCCGGCGCGGCACCCGGCCGGCCGACGCCGCCACGGGGGCGCCCGCCGCCACGGCGGAGCCGTCCCCGACCGCGCCCGAGCACGCCGGGAGCGCTCCCGGCGAGCCGGCCCCCGCGGACGGCGAACCCGGTGGGACCGAGCCGGCCGAGACCCCCACCACCGCCACGGCCACCACCGCACCCTCGGCCGCCGAGGCCGTCCTGGCCGCAGCGGCCGGCGCCGGGGCCGGTGCCGCGACGGGCGAGGCCGGCGACGGCGGCGACGACCCCGCCGGCGGCGCCGAGGCGCCGGTCAGCGTGTGCCCGTCGACCCTGCTGCGGACCGTGCACCCGGAGGCGTTCGACGAGCAGGGCCGGCCCACCCTGCCCGCGCCGGTCCCCACCGTGTGCCCCTCCACCCTGCTGCGCACCGTGCACCCCGAGGCGTTCGACGACTCCGGACCCGGCTCCATCCCGGCGCCCCGGTCGGCCAGCACCACCGCCATGCCCCGGGCCAGCACCCGGCTGTCCGTGGTCACCCCCTACATCGCCGCCGTGGTGTGCATGCTCGGGGTGCTCTGGGACGCCCTGTCCAGCCGGGAGCAGGACCCGGTGGTCGCGGCCTGCGGCGCCACCGTCATCTTCGTGCTGGTCGCCCGGCAGGGCATCCTGCTGATCGACAACATGACGCTGGCCCGCGACCTCGCCGCCCAGGAGGGCCACTACCGCTCGCTGGTGCAGGACTCCAGCGACGTGCTGATGATCGCCGGACCGGACGGCCGGCTGCGGCACGTCAGCCACGCCTCGCTGCACGTCCTGCACACCCCGGCGGAGCAACTGGTCGGCACCACGCTGGACGACCTGGTGCACACCGAGGACCGCGGGCACGTGCTCTTCGAGATCCGGCGCTTCCTCGCCCGCGAGGCGGCCGGCGCGCCCGCCTCCCGCATCGAGTTCCGCGCCCGCTCCGGCGCCGGCGCCGGGCAGTGGCTGCACGCCGAGGCCGCGATCAGCCACCACCGAGAGGGCCTGCTGCTCAACGTGCGGGACGTCTCCGAGCGCGTCCGGCTCCAGCAGCAGCTCCAGCACAACGCCTTCCACGACCCGCTCACCGACCTGCCCAACCGCGCCCTGTTCGTCAAGCGGGTGCAGCAGGCCCTCGGCGGGCGGCGCTCCCAGGACAGCTCGGTGGCCGTGCTCTTCGTCGACCTCGACGGCTTCAAGCAGGTCAACGACACCGCCGGCCACCAGGCCGGGGACACCCTGCTGGTGCGCGCCGCCCGCCGCCTGGAGAGCTCCGTGCGCACCGGGGACACCGTGGCCCGGCTCGGCGGCGACGAGTTCGCCGCGCTGATCTGCGGCGTCGAGCACAGCCACCTGCTGGAGATCGCCGAGCGGCTGCTGACCGCGCTGTCCGAGCCGTACTCCGCCGACGGCATCGAGATCCCGGTGGCCGCGTCCATCGGCATCGCCCACGCCCTCCCCGGGGAGACCCCGGACGAGCTGATGCGCAACGCCGACCTGGCCATGTACCGCGCCAAGGCCCAGGGCAAGGGCCGGGTCGTGCTGTACGCCCCGCACATGCACGCCGACGCGGTGCGCCGCCTGGAGCTGGAGAGCTCGCTGCGCCGGGCGATCAACGGGGGCGACTTCACCGTCCTCTACCAGCCGGTCGCCGACCTGATCGACGGCCGCGTGGTCGCCATGGAGGCCCAGGTGCGCTGGCGCACCGCGGGCGGCGGGCCGCTGCCGGACGAGGAGTTCCTGCGCCGCGCCGAGCAGGGCGGCCGGGCCCTGCCGCTGGCCCGCTGGCAGGTGGAGCGCGCCCTGGAGCAGGCGGTGCGCTGGTACCAGCAGGGCTACCGGGTGCCCGTGCTGGTGCCGCTCAGCGCGGCCCGCCTGGGCGCTCCGGGCGTGTCCGAGGCGGTGGCGGCCGCGCTCACCCGCACCCGGCTGCCCGGCCGGATGCTCACCCTCCAGCTCCAGGAGGGCCCGGAGCTGGGCCGGGTGGACGAGCTGCGCCGCCTGCTGGCCGCCTTCGCCCGGCTGGACGTCGGCTTCGCCCTCAGCGGGCTGGGCACCGGCAGCGTGCCGCTCTCCCTGCTGCACCAGCTTCCGGTGGACGTGCTGCGGCTGGACCGTTCGCTCACCGCCACCCTGGGCGGCGGCGCGCGGCGCCGGAGCGTGGCCCCGGCGACCGCGCCGGCCGGCGGCGTCGAGGAGCCGCTCGGGCCCGGCACCGGGCGGGTGCCCGGGCCCGCCGCCGCGCCCGCCGAGGAGTGGGAGTGGGACGGCTCCGGGCGGGCCGCGGCGGTCGCCGGCTCGCTGATCGGCCTGGGACGGGAGCTGAACCTGACCGTGGTGGCCGACGGCATCGAGTACGCGGACCAGATCGCCGCGGCCCGCGCCCTGGGCTGCACCGCCGGACAGGGCCCGCTGGTGGCCGGCCCGGTGGAGGCCGGCGACGTCCTCGGGCTGCTCGCCCGGGGCGCGGTCACCGTGGGCGCGGACCGCGGCGCGCTGGACGCGGCCGGCCTGCCCGGTTTCCGCCGTGAGGAGGGCGGATCGGTCACCGCCTCGGCCGAGACCACGCGGTGA
- a CDS encoding acetolactate synthase large subunit codes for MTDQAAAQQAAATRTAEVITGASALIRALEAVGADTVFGIPGGAILPAYDPLMDSTEVRHVLVRHEQGAGHAAEGYALATGKVGVCMATSGPGATNLVTPIADAHMDSVPMVAITGQVASSTIGTDAFQEADICGITMPITKHNFLVTDPDEIAPTIAAAFRLAATGRPGPVLVDISKDALQAPTRWKGLDAGAAELPGYHPVTRPHAKQIREAARMIAAARRPVLYVGGGVLKARASAELRELAELTGAPVVTTLMALGAFPDSHPQHLGMPGMHGTVAAVTALQKSDLLITLGARFDDRVTGRLDTFAPDAKVIHADIDPAEISKNRVADVPIVGDAREVISDLTAALRAEHPGGLRHGLDAWWELLDRWRSAYPLGYDLPEDGSLSPQLVIERLSALSGPETIFTAGVGQHQMWAAHYLRHEHPHTWLNSGGAGTMGYAVPAAMGAKAGRPEATVWAIDGDGCFQMTNQELVTCAVNNIPIKVAVINNGNLGMVRQWQTLFYNERYSNTGLNTHPGTATGRLPDFVKLAEAMGCVGLRCESPDQLDATIEKAMAINDAPVVVDFVVHQDAMVWPMVAAGTSNSEILAARDVRPDFGDED; via the coding sequence ATGACCGACCAGGCAGCCGCGCAGCAGGCCGCGGCCACGCGGACCGCCGAGGTGATCACGGGTGCGTCCGCGCTCATCAGGGCCCTGGAGGCGGTGGGCGCCGACACCGTCTTCGGCATCCCGGGCGGCGCCATCCTGCCGGCCTACGACCCGCTGATGGACTCCACCGAGGTCCGGCACGTGCTCGTCCGCCACGAGCAGGGCGCCGGCCACGCCGCCGAGGGCTACGCCCTCGCCACCGGCAAGGTCGGCGTCTGCATGGCGACCTCCGGCCCCGGCGCCACCAACCTGGTCACCCCGATCGCCGACGCGCACATGGACTCCGTCCCCATGGTCGCGATCACCGGCCAGGTGGCCAGCTCGACGATCGGCACCGACGCCTTCCAGGAAGCCGACATCTGCGGCATCACCATGCCGATCACCAAGCACAACTTCCTGGTCACCGACCCCGACGAGATCGCCCCGACGATCGCCGCCGCCTTCCGGCTGGCCGCCACCGGCCGCCCCGGCCCCGTCCTCGTCGACATCTCCAAGGACGCCCTGCAGGCCCCCACCCGGTGGAAGGGCCTGGACGCCGGCGCCGCCGAGCTGCCCGGCTACCACCCGGTCACCCGGCCGCACGCCAAGCAGATCCGCGAGGCGGCCCGGATGATCGCCGCCGCCCGCCGCCCCGTCCTGTACGTCGGCGGCGGCGTGCTCAAGGCCCGCGCCTCCGCGGAGCTGCGCGAGCTGGCCGAGCTGACCGGCGCGCCCGTCGTCACCACCCTGATGGCGCTGGGCGCCTTCCCGGACAGCCACCCGCAGCACCTGGGCATGCCCGGCATGCACGGCACCGTCGCCGCCGTCACCGCCCTGCAGAAGTCCGACCTGCTGATCACCCTCGGCGCCCGCTTCGACGACCGGGTCACCGGCCGGCTGGACACCTTCGCCCCGGACGCCAAGGTCATCCACGCCGACATCGACCCGGCCGAGATCTCCAAGAACCGGGTCGCCGACGTGCCGATCGTCGGCGACGCCCGGGAGGTCATCAGCGACCTGACCGCGGCGCTGCGCGCCGAGCACCCGGGCGGCCTGCGGCACGGCCTGGACGCCTGGTGGGAGCTGCTGGACCGCTGGCGCTCCGCCTACCCGCTGGGCTACGACCTGCCCGAGGACGGCTCGCTCTCCCCGCAGCTGGTCATCGAGCGGCTGTCCGCGTTGTCCGGCCCGGAGACGATCTTCACGGCCGGCGTCGGCCAGCACCAGATGTGGGCCGCCCACTACCTGCGGCACGAGCACCCGCACACCTGGCTGAACTCCGGTGGCGCCGGCACCATGGGCTACGCGGTGCCCGCCGCCATGGGCGCCAAGGCCGGCCGCCCGGAGGCCACCGTGTGGGCCATCGACGGCGACGGCTGCTTCCAGATGACCAACCAGGAGCTGGTCACCTGCGCCGTCAACAACATCCCGATCAAGGTCGCCGTCATCAACAACGGCAACCTCGGCATGGTCCGCCAGTGGCAGACGCTCTTCTACAACGAGCGCTACTCCAACACCGGCCTGAACACCCACCCCGGCACCGCGACCGGCCGGCTGCCCGACTTCGTGAAGCTGGCCGAGGCGATGGGCTGCGTCGGGCTGCGCTGCGAGAGCCCCGACCAGCTCGACGCCACCATCGAGAAGGCCATGGCGATCAACGACGCCCCGGTCGTCGTCGACTTCGTCGTCCACCAGGACGCCATGGTCTGGCCGATGGTGGCGGCCGGCACCTCCAACAGCGAGATCCTGGCCGCCCGGGACGTGCGCCCGGACTTCGGCGACGAGGACTGA
- the ilvN gene encoding acetolactate synthase small subunit gives MTKHTLSVLVENKPGVLARIAALFSRRGFNIDSLAVGPTEHPDISRMTIVVNVESLPLEQVTKQLNKLVNVLKIVELDPAAAVQRELVLVKVRADNETRSQVSEIVRLFRAKTVDVSPDAVTIEATGSSDKLDAMLRMLEPFGVKELVQSGMVAIGRGARSITDRSLRALDRSA, from the coding sequence ATGACCAAGCACACCCTCTCCGTCCTGGTCGAGAACAAGCCCGGCGTCCTCGCCCGCATCGCCGCGCTGTTCTCCCGCCGCGGCTTCAACATCGACTCCCTCGCCGTCGGCCCCACCGAGCACCCGGACATCTCCCGGATGACCATCGTGGTCAACGTCGAGTCGCTGCCGCTGGAGCAGGTCACCAAGCAGCTCAACAAGCTGGTGAACGTGCTCAAGATCGTCGAGCTCGACCCGGCGGCCGCGGTCCAGCGCGAGCTCGTCCTGGTGAAGGTCCGGGCGGACAACGAGACCCGCTCGCAGGTGAGCGAGATCGTCCGGCTGTTCCGCGCCAAGACCGTCGACGTCTCGCCCGACGCCGTCACCATCGAGGCGACCGGCAGCTCCGACAAGCTCGACGCCATGCTGCGCATGCTGGAGCCGTTCGGGGTGAAGGAACTCGTCCAGTCCGGCATGGTGGCCATCGGCCGCGGCGCGCGCTCGATCACCGACCGCTCGCTGCGCGCCCTGGACCGCAGCGCCTGA
- the ilvC gene encoding ketol-acid reductoisomerase, which produces MAELFYDDDADLSIIQNRKVAVLGYGSQGHAHALSLRDSGVDVRVGLPEGSKSRAKAEEAGLRVVTPAEAAAEADVIMILVPDPIQGKVYEEAVRENLKDGDALFFGHGFNIRFGFIKPPAGVDVCMVAPKGPGHLVRRQYEEGRGVPCIVAVEQDATGKAFELALSYSKGIGGTRAGVIKTTFTEETETDLFGEQAVLCGGASALVKAGFETLVEAGYQPEIAYFECLHELKLIVDLMYEGGLEKMRWSVSETAEWGDYVTGPRIVTDATKAEMKKVLAEIQDGTFANNWMAEYNAGLPKYNEYKKADSEHLLETTGKKLRKLMSWVDEEA; this is translated from the coding sequence GTGGCTGAGCTGTTCTACGACGACGACGCCGACCTGTCCATCATCCAGAACCGCAAGGTGGCGGTGCTCGGCTACGGCAGCCAGGGGCACGCGCACGCCCTGTCCCTGCGCGACTCCGGCGTCGACGTGCGCGTCGGCCTGCCGGAGGGCTCCAAGAGCCGCGCCAAGGCGGAGGAGGCCGGCCTGCGCGTCGTCACCCCGGCCGAGGCGGCGGCCGAGGCCGACGTGATCATGATCCTGGTGCCGGACCCGATCCAGGGCAAGGTCTACGAGGAGGCCGTGCGGGAGAACCTCAAGGACGGCGACGCGCTGTTCTTCGGCCACGGCTTCAACATCCGCTTCGGCTTCATCAAGCCGCCGGCGGGCGTCGACGTGTGCATGGTCGCCCCCAAGGGCCCGGGCCACCTGGTGCGCCGCCAGTACGAGGAGGGCCGCGGCGTGCCGTGCATCGTGGCCGTCGAGCAGGACGCCACCGGCAAGGCGTTCGAGCTGGCCCTGTCCTACTCCAAGGGCATCGGCGGCACCCGCGCCGGCGTCATCAAGACCACCTTCACCGAGGAGACCGAGACCGACCTGTTCGGCGAGCAGGCCGTGCTCTGCGGCGGCGCCTCGGCCCTGGTCAAGGCCGGCTTCGAGACCCTGGTGGAGGCCGGCTACCAGCCGGAGATCGCCTACTTCGAGTGCCTGCACGAGCTGAAGCTCATCGTCGACCTGATGTACGAGGGCGGCCTGGAGAAGATGCGCTGGTCCGTCTCCGAGACCGCCGAGTGGGGCGACTACGTCACCGGCCCGCGCATCGTCACCGACGCCACCAAGGCGGAGATGAAGAAGGTGCTCGCCGAGATCCAGGACGGCACCTTCGCCAACAACTGGATGGCCGAGTACAACGCCGGCCTGCCGAAGTACAACGAGTACAAGAAGGCCGACTCCGAGCACCTGCTGGAGACCACCGGCAAGAAGCTGCGCAAGCTGATGAGCTGGGTGGACGAGGAGGCGTGA
- the serA gene encoding phosphoglycerate dehydrogenase: MSKPVVLIAEELSPATVDALGPDFEIRHANGADRAELLSAIADVDAILVRSATKVDAEAIAAAGKLKVVARAGVGLDNVDVPAATKAGVMVVNAPTSNIVSAAELACGLIIATARNIPQANASLKAGEWKRSKFTGVELTEKTLGVVGLGRIGVLVAQRMSAFGMKIVAYDPYVQPARAAQMGVKLLSLDDLLAEADFITVHLPKTPETVGLIGDEALHKVKPSVRIINAARGGIVDEVALASALKEGRVAGAGLDVFASEPCTDSPLFEFDSVVVTPHLGASTGEAQEKAGIAVARSVRLALAGELVPDAVNVQGGVIAEDVRPGLPLAEKLGRIFTALAGEVALRLDVVVAGEITQHDVKVLELSALKGVFEDVVEGSVSYVNAAPIAQERGIEIRLTTSSESNEHRNVITVSGTLAGGQEVSVSGTLAGPKHQQKLVGVSGFDMDLPLTEHMAFLRYVDRPGVVGTLGRLLGDAQVNIAGMQVARADRGGEALIALTVDSEIPPAVLSEIAAEIGATFARSVNLTD; this comes from the coding sequence GTGAGCAAGCCCGTCGTTCTCATCGCCGAAGAACTCTCGCCCGCCACAGTCGACGCGCTGGGGCCGGACTTCGAGATCCGCCACGCGAACGGCGCGGACCGCGCCGAACTCCTGTCGGCCATCGCCGACGTCGACGCCATCCTGGTGCGCAGCGCCACCAAGGTCGACGCCGAGGCCATCGCGGCGGCCGGCAAGCTCAAGGTCGTGGCCCGTGCGGGGGTCGGCCTGGACAACGTGGACGTCCCCGCCGCCACCAAGGCGGGCGTCATGGTGGTCAACGCCCCCACCTCGAACATCGTCTCCGCCGCCGAACTGGCCTGCGGACTGATCATCGCCACCGCGCGCAACATCCCGCAGGCCAACGCCTCGCTGAAGGCGGGGGAGTGGAAGCGGAGCAAGTTCACCGGTGTCGAACTCACCGAGAAGACCCTCGGCGTGGTCGGTCTGGGCCGCATCGGCGTGCTGGTCGCCCAGCGAATGTCGGCGTTCGGCATGAAGATCGTCGCCTACGACCCCTACGTGCAGCCGGCCCGCGCCGCGCAGATGGGCGTCAAGCTGCTGTCGCTGGACGACCTGCTCGCCGAGGCGGACTTCATCACCGTCCACCTCCCCAAGACCCCGGAGACCGTCGGCCTGATCGGCGACGAGGCGCTGCACAAGGTCAAGCCCTCGGTGCGGATCATCAACGCCGCGCGCGGCGGCATCGTCGACGAGGTGGCCCTGGCCAGCGCGCTGAAGGAGGGCCGGGTCGCCGGCGCCGGCCTGGACGTCTTCGCCTCCGAGCCGTGTACCGACTCCCCGCTGTTCGAGTTCGACTCCGTGGTGGTCACCCCGCACCTCGGCGCCAGCACCGGCGAGGCCCAGGAGAAGGCCGGCATCGCCGTCGCCCGCTCGGTACGGCTCGCGCTCGCCGGCGAGCTGGTGCCGGACGCGGTCAACGTGCAGGGCGGCGTGATCGCCGAGGACGTCCGTCCCGGCCTGCCGCTGGCCGAGAAGCTGGGCCGCATCTTCACCGCGCTGGCCGGCGAGGTCGCGCTCCGCCTCGACGTCGTCGTGGCCGGCGAGATCACCCAGCACGACGTCAAGGTGCTGGAGCTGTCCGCGCTCAAGGGCGTCTTCGAGGACGTCGTGGAGGGCTCGGTCTCCTACGTCAACGCGGCGCCCATCGCCCAGGAGCGCGGTATCGAGATCCGGCTGACCACCAGCTCGGAGAGCAACGAGCACCGCAACGTGATCACCGTCTCCGGCACGCTCGCCGGCGGCCAGGAGGTCTCCGTCTCCGGCACCCTGGCCGGGCCCAAGCACCAGCAGAAGCTGGTCGGCGTCTCCGGCTTCGACATGGACCTCCCGCTCACCGAGCACATGGCCTTCCTGCGCTACGTGGACCGCCCCGGCGTGGTCGGCACCCTCGGCCGGCTGCTCGGCGACGCCCAGGTGAACATCGCCGGCATGCAGGTGGCCCGCGCCGACCGCGGCGGCGAGGCGCTGATCGCGCTCACCGTGGACAGCGAGATCCCGCCGGCCGTGCTCTCCGAGATCGCCGCGGAGATCGGCGCCACCTTCGCCCGCTCGGTCAACCTCACCGACTGA
- a CDS encoding 3-isopropylmalate dehydrogenase produces the protein MSRTLRLAVIPGDGIGREVTAEGLKALNAALPADTKLDTVDYDLGAGRWHRTGETLPDSVLEELRQADAILLGAIGDPTVPSGVLERGLLLKLRFAFDHHVNLRPSRLYPGVASPLAAPGDIDFVVVREGTEGPYVGNGGSLRTGTPHEVATEVSLNTAFGIERVVRDAYRRAQARPRKHLTLVHKNNVLVHAGHLWKNIFDRVGQEYPEVTTDYLHVDAATIFMVTNPARFDVIVTDNLFGDILTDLAAAISGGIGLAASGNINPSGDFPSMFEPVHGSAPDIAGTGKADPTAAVLSVALLLEHLGLAEQATRIHDAVAADIAQRSAAGPRTTSQIGDALAERVAG, from the coding sequence ATGTCGCGCACTCTCCGCCTCGCAGTGATCCCCGGTGACGGCATCGGCCGGGAGGTGACCGCGGAGGGCCTGAAGGCCCTGAACGCCGCGCTCCCCGCCGACACCAAGCTGGACACCGTCGACTACGACCTCGGCGCGGGCCGCTGGCACCGCACCGGCGAGACGCTGCCCGACTCCGTCCTGGAGGAACTGCGCCAGGCCGACGCCATCCTGCTCGGCGCCATCGGCGACCCGACCGTCCCCTCCGGCGTGCTCGAGCGCGGTCTGCTGCTGAAGCTCCGCTTCGCCTTCGACCACCACGTCAACCTGCGGCCCTCCCGCCTGTACCCGGGCGTGGCCTCGCCGCTGGCCGCTCCCGGCGACATCGACTTCGTCGTCGTCCGCGAGGGCACCGAGGGCCCGTACGTCGGCAACGGCGGCTCGCTGCGCACGGGCACCCCGCACGAGGTGGCCACCGAGGTCAGCCTGAACACCGCCTTCGGCATCGAGCGGGTCGTCCGCGACGCCTACCGCCGCGCCCAGGCACGCCCGCGCAAGCACCTCACCCTGGTGCACAAGAACAACGTGCTGGTGCACGCCGGCCACCTGTGGAAGAACATCTTCGACCGGGTCGGCCAGGAGTACCCCGAGGTCACCACCGACTACCTGCACGTCGACGCCGCCACCATCTTCATGGTCACCAACCCGGCGCGCTTCGACGTCATCGTCACCGACAACCTCTTCGGCGACATCCTGACCGACCTCGCGGCCGCCATCTCCGGCGGCATCGGCCTGGCCGCCAGCGGCAACATCAACCCCTCGGGCGACTTCCCGTCCATGTTCGAGCCGGTCCACGGCTCCGCCCCGGACATCGCCGGCACGGGCAAGGCCGACCCGACCGCCGCCGTGCTCTCCGTCGCCCTGCTGCTGGAGCACCTCGGCCTCGCCGAGCAGGCCACCCGGATCCACGACGCGGTCGCCGCGGACATCGCCCAGCGCTCCGCCGCCGGCCCCCGCACCACCAGCCAGATCGGCGACGCCCTGGCCGAGCGAGTAGCCGGCTGA
- a CDS encoding branched-chain amino acid aminotransferase, translating to MTTPTPAEPALTADLHIDRKPTSEPLPAARRAALMADPGFGRVFTDHMVSIRWSAGRGWHSAELVPYQPLSIDPANMTLHYGQAIFEGLKAYRWADGSIATFRPWANARRFQASARRLAMPELPEETFLAAIEALVETDREWVPTREEESLYLRPFMFAMENGLGVRPAAEYLFLLIASPAGAYFSGGVQPVSVWLSKEYVRAAPGGTGAAKFAGNYAASLVAQAQAAEQGCDQVVWLDAKERRWIEEMGGMNLYFVYGGGTDGDPTPTIVTPELSGSLLAGVTRDSLLQVARDLGYRTEERRISVEEWQRGNADGTLTEVFACGTAAVITPVGSVKSAAASWTVGDGTAGDITMRLRRALTDIQTGRAEDTHAWMHRLVPPTTPTAS from the coding sequence ATGACCACTCCCACCCCCGCAGAGCCCGCCCTTACGGCGGACCTCCACATCGACCGCAAGCCCACGTCGGAGCCGCTGCCCGCCGCGCGCCGCGCCGCACTGATGGCCGACCCCGGATTCGGCCGCGTCTTCACCGACCACATGGTCTCCATCCGCTGGAGCGCCGGCCGCGGCTGGCACTCCGCGGAGCTCGTCCCCTACCAGCCGCTCTCCATCGACCCGGCGAACATGACCCTGCACTACGGGCAGGCCATCTTCGAGGGCCTCAAGGCCTACCGCTGGGCGGACGGCAGCATCGCCACCTTCCGGCCGTGGGCCAACGCCCGCCGCTTCCAGGCCTCCGCCCGCCGCCTGGCCATGCCCGAACTGCCCGAGGAAACCTTCCTGGCGGCCATCGAGGCGCTCGTCGAGACCGACCGGGAGTGGGTGCCCACCCGCGAGGAGGAGAGCCTCTACCTGCGGCCCTTCATGTTCGCCATGGAGAACGGCCTCGGCGTCCGCCCCGCCGCCGAGTACCTCTTCCTCCTCATCGCCTCCCCCGCCGGCGCCTACTTCTCCGGCGGCGTCCAGCCCGTCTCCGTCTGGCTCTCCAAGGAGTACGTGCGCGCCGCCCCCGGCGGCACCGGCGCCGCCAAGTTCGCCGGCAACTACGCCGCCTCCCTGGTCGCCCAGGCCCAGGCCGCCGAGCAGGGCTGCGACCAGGTCGTCTGGCTCGACGCCAAGGAGCGCCGCTGGATCGAGGAGATGGGCGGCATGAACCTGTACTTCGTCTACGGCGGCGGCACCGACGGCGACCCCACCCCGACCATCGTCACCCCCGAGCTCTCCGGCTCCCTGCTCGCCGGCGTCACCCGCGACTCCCTCCTCCAGGTCGCCCGGGACCTCGGCTACCGCACCGAGGAGCGCCGGATCAGCGTCGAGGAGTGGCAGCGCGGCAACGCCGACGGCACCCTCACCGAGGTCTTCGCCTGCGGCACCGCCGCCGTCATCACCCCGGTCGGCTCCGTCAAGTCCGCCGCCGCCTCCTGGACCGTCGGCGACGGCACCGCCGGCGACATCACCATGCGCCTGCGCCGCGCCCTCACCGACATCCAGACCGGCCGCGCCGAGGACACCCACGCCTGGATGCACCGCCTGGTCCCCCCGACCACTCCCACGGCCTCCTGA